One window of Sphingobacteriales bacterium genomic DNA carries:
- a CDS encoding gliding motility-associated C-terminal domain-containing protein, producing MTPTNATCGNANGNISVTASGGTGALTYAWSHNAVLNNPNATGLNTGSYTVTVTDANNCTTSQTVSIINLAGPTLAVSNIFNAACGLSNGEATVSVSGGTAPITYSWSQNPALNNSTASNLAAGSYTVTATDANGCQAILPIGIANEGAPTVTLNSSTNATCGGTNGAISVSASGGTGVLNYTWSHNGALNSGDATNLGAGNYFVTVTDENNCIDVEAIVITNIPGPTLSVTGITAANCGGPTGSITVSPAGGTAPLTYSWSHNGGLNSPNATGLVPGLYTVTVTDSNLCVFTIDATVVATPVPTLLVTAENPASCGQSNGSATVSASGGVGPYNYSWSHNLALNANAASNLATGAYTVTVTDNNGCTASVAVNVPTLNAAVLNLVSTVNSTCGLDNGTATISATGGNGTITYAWSHNIGLNSTNATGLAPGNYTVSATDATGCLTTLDLSVSADQVPSVSVTGVNPTTCGNDNGSILVSASGGIGTISYSWSHNPGLNNPNPTNLPSGTYTVTVTDGNGCEATISADVASSPAPTASIAPTATTCGLDNGLASASSTGITGPAYSWSNGMNTQNLSNLAAGIYTVTITGTDGCTATASATVDTSPLPTASAAPVATTCGLDNGSIAASSTDITGPTYNWSNGLTTQTISNIPAGNYTVTVSGGGCSATASATVDVSALPTANLTPVATTCGINNGSLSVTSTGITLPSYSWSPAIAGNPQNPTGLAPGSYSVTVTGTDGCTATQTATIAASTAPVLSTGTVNPASCGQTDGSASVSVTGGTAPYTYSWSQNPGLDNPNATGLGVGSYAVTVTDANGCTDNHSLNVTSLNGPQLTLVGTTPALCGQNTGTVTFSSSGGTGALTYTWSHDPSLNSLTASDLPGGTYTITVTDLNNCDNVLSATVDSFDSPVASLNATGSDCGLTDGTATLTVSNGTAPFSYTWSHNASLNSPNATGLAPGSYSVTVIDDNGCDDTATVIVPGNMPPPAPVCGLITNASLEFLWTDIPGATGYEITVNGVTDTLPAGTTTYTATGLAQDETVTISLTALGPPECGNSITVSQSCITLSCPALTPVISGLSATYCIDAAAVTLTGTPSGGTFSGTGISGNTFDPALAGEGTHTITYDYNDGGVCFYTSSLPVIVAGLPEAAFTAPDVICLGDQADFQFTGTAVAGSTYSWNFGTAGTQTGAGPHSISWNSPGNYTASLIVTTPEGCTAQFSQPVGVSNVSVTATTGTGFINPGQSAQLTALANSALNGSLTYSWSLTGGTIDCTDCSDPIVTPVDDNTTYTVVATDEYGCLASASLNIGLIYQKSVLIPNAFSPNGDGENDIFRLAGFNVETVNLYIYDRWGSQKFQMIGETIDKGWDGTFKGKDAELGVYVYYAEVTFTDGSEEFFKGNVTLIK from the coding sequence ATGACCCCAACCAATGCCACTTGCGGAAATGCTAACGGAAACATCAGCGTAACTGCATCAGGCGGAACAGGTGCATTGACCTATGCGTGGTCGCATAATGCAGTGTTGAACAACCCCAATGCAACAGGATTAAATACCGGTTCTTATACCGTTACTGTTACCGATGCCAATAACTGTACCACTTCGCAAACTGTAAGCATCATCAATCTTGCAGGGCCAACATTAGCTGTCAGCAACATTTTTAATGCCGCCTGTGGTTTAAGCAATGGCGAAGCTACGGTTTCTGTATCAGGAGGAACTGCTCCTATTACCTATAGCTGGTCACAAAATCCGGCATTAAACAATTCAACTGCTTCTAACCTTGCAGCAGGAAGTTATACTGTTACGGCAACCGATGCTAACGGATGTCAGGCAATCTTGCCAATTGGTATTGCAAACGAGGGTGCTCCTACTGTTACCCTGAACAGCAGCACTAATGCAACATGCGGGGGAACCAATGGTGCAATCAGTGTATCTGCATCAGGTGGCACCGGTGTTCTCAATTATACATGGTCGCATAACGGAGCTCTTAACTCAGGAGATGCGACCAATCTTGGAGCAGGCAACTATTTTGTTACCGTTACAGACGAGAACAACTGTATTGATGTGGAAGCCATTGTAATTACCAATATCCCCGGACCTACGCTGTCAGTAACAGGCATTACAGCCGCCAACTGCGGCGGACCTACAGGAAGCATAACAGTTTCTCCTGCAGGAGGAACTGCACCATTGACCTATTCATGGTCGCATAATGGAGGATTAAACAGTCCGAATGCAACCGGATTAGTTCCGGGTCTTTATACTGTAACTGTAACTGATAGTAACCTATGTGTTTTTACCATAGATGCAACCGTTGTTGCAACGCCAGTACCGACTTTATTGGTTACTGCCGAAAATCCGGCCAGTTGCGGACAGTCCAACGGTAGCGCAACGGTTAGTGCATCCGGTGGAGTTGGACCTTATAATTATTCATGGTCTCATAACCTTGCTCTAAACGCTAACGCCGCTTCAAATCTTGCTACCGGGGCTTATACGGTAACCGTTACAGATAACAACGGTTGTACGGCTTCTGTTGCCGTTAATGTTCCTACACTGAATGCAGCAGTTTTGAATCTCGTTTCCACTGTCAATTCCACTTGTGGATTAGACAATGGTACTGCTACTATCTCTGCCACCGGCGGAAACGGTACAATTACTTACGCTTGGTCGCACAATATCGGGCTTAACAGTACTAATGCCACCGGACTTGCACCGGGCAACTATACCGTTTCTGCTACCGATGCTACCGGATGTCTGACAACACTTGATCTCAGTGTCAGTGCCGATCAAGTCCCCTCAGTCAGCGTAACCGGAGTTAACCCGACCACTTGTGGAAATGACAACGGAAGTATTCTGGTTTCAGCATCAGGTGGAATAGGTACAATTTCCTACTCATGGTCACACAATCCGGGACTGAACAACCCAAATCCAACCAACCTTCCAAGTGGTACTTATACGGTAACTGTAACGGATGGAAATGGTTGCGAAGCAACTATTTCAGCCGATGTTGCCTCAAGCCCTGCTCCGACAGCAAGCATAGCGCCAACTGCAACGACCTGTGGGTTGGATAACGGATTAGCTTCAGCTTCAAGCACCGGGATTACCGGACCTGCTTACAGTTGGTCAAATGGAATGAATACCCAAAATCTGAGTAATCTTGCAGCCGGTATCTATACAGTTACAATTACCGGAACAGATGGATGTACAGCAACAGCAAGTGCCACGGTGGACACAAGTCCTTTGCCAACTGCAAGTGCCGCACCGGTTGCTACAACCTGTGGATTGGATAATGGAAGTATTGCAGCATCAAGTACCGATATTACCGGACCGACTTATAACTGGTCAAATGGGTTGACCACCCAAACCATTTCAAATATACCTGCAGGCAACTATACCGTTACCGTTAGTGGTGGAGGATGTTCTGCAACTGCAAGTGCTACTGTAGATGTCAGCGCATTACCAACTGCCAACCTAACACCTGTCGCTACTACCTGTGGAATCAATAACGGTAGCCTTAGTGTAACAAGTACCGGTATAACATTGCCATCATATAGCTGGTCTCCTGCGATAGCCGGTAATCCGCAAAATCCAACAGGATTAGCGCCGGGTTCTTATTCCGTTACAGTTACCGGCACAGACGGATGTACTGCAACCCAAACAGCAACAATAGCGGCATCAACTGCTCCGGTACTCAGTACCGGAACTGTAAATCCCGCAAGTTGTGGTCAAACGGATGGTTCTGCAAGCGTATCCGTAACCGGAGGAACAGCCCCTTACACTTATTCCTGGTCTCAAAATCCCGGATTGGACAACCCCAATGCCACCGGTTTAGGGGTGGGTTCTTATGCGGTTACTGTAACAGATGCCAATGGTTGCACCGATAACCATAGCCTTAATGTAACTTCGTTGAACGGACCTCAATTAACTTTAGTAGGAACAACTCCCGCACTTTGTGGTCAAAATACCGGTACTGTAACCTTCAGTTCTTCCGGAGGTACGGGAGCTTTAACCTATACATGGTCTCACGACCCATCATTAAACAGCCTGACTGCATCAGATTTACCCGGCGGTACTTATACAATTACAGTAACTGATCTCAACAATTGCGACAATGTATTGTCGGCTACTGTTGACAGTTTCGACTCTCCGGTTGCAAGTTTAAACGCTACCGGTTCTGACTGCGGATTAACCGATGGAACAGCAACTTTAACCGTATCTAACGGCACGGCACCGTTCAGCTATACCTGGTCGCATAATGCTTCCCTTAATTCACCAAATGCAACAGGTTTAGCGCCAGGTAGTTATTCTGTAACCGTTATCGACGACAATGGCTGTGATGATACAGCAACAGTAATTGTACCCGGAAATATGCCGCCGCCTGCCCCTGTTTGTGGACTAATTACCAATGCCTCACTCGAATTTTTATGGACTGACATTCCCGGTGCTACAGGCTATGAAATTACTGTGAACGGAGTAACAGATACATTACCTGCCGGTACCACAACTTATACTGCTACAGGTTTGGCTCAGGATGAAACCGTTACAATCAGTTTAACTGCTTTAGGCCCTCCTGAATGTGGAAACAGTATAACCGTATCTCAAAGCTGTATCACTTTGTCATGTCCGGCATTAACGCCCGTTATTTCAGGCTTATCGGCGACTTATTGTATTGATGCCGCCGCCGTTACTCTTACCGGAACTCCTTCAGGTGGAACTTTTAGTGGTACAGGAATCAGCGGTAATACCTTTGATCCTGCACTTGCAGGTGAAGGGACTCATACCATCACTTATGATTACAATGATGGTGGAGTTTGCTTTTATACTTCTTCCCTACCTGTTATAGTAGCCGGATTACCGGAAGCAGCTTTCACAGCTCCTGATGTCATCTGTTTAGGCGATCAGGCAGATTTCCAATTTACTGGAACGGCAGTTGCCGGCTCGACTTATTCGTGGAATTTCGGAACTGCAGGAACTCAAACCGGCGCAGGCCCACACAGTATATCTTGGAACAGTCCGGGTAATTATACGGCATCATTAATCGTTACCACTCCGGAAGGTTGTACAGCTCAGTTTTCTCAACCCGTTGGTGTTTCTAATGTAAGTGTTACCGCTACCACGGGTACCGGCTTTATTAACCCGGGTCAATCGGCACAGCTTACAGCTCTTGCCAATTCGGCCTTAAATGGTTCACTGACCTATTCATGGAGTTTAACAGGCGGTACTATTGATTGTACCGATTGTTCTGACCCCATTGTAACCCCTGTTGACGATAATACTACATACACGGTTGTTGCAACTGACGAATATGGTTGTTTGGCTTCCGCCTCACTTAACATAGGACTGATCTACCAAAAATCTGTCCTTATTCCCAATGCCTTCTCTCCAAACGGAGACGGTGAGAATGATATTTTCAGACTCGCCGGCTTCAATGTTGAAACCGTCAACCTGTATATCTATGACCGTTGGGGAAGTCAAAAATTCCAGATGATTGGAGAAACCATTGACAAAGGATGGGATGGAACGTTCAAAGGAAAGGATGCGGAACTTGGCGTTTATGTATATTATGCCGAAGTAACTTTTACCGATGGTTCTGAAGAGTTCTTTAAAGGCAATGTTACTCTTATAAAATAA